A portion of the Eretmochelys imbricata isolate rEreImb1 chromosome 27, rEreImb1.hap1, whole genome shotgun sequence genome contains these proteins:
- the GPATCH8 gene encoding G patch domain-containing protein 8 isoform X3, which yields MADRFSRFNEDRDFQGNHFDQYEEGHLEIEQASLDKPIESDNIGHRLLQKHGWKLGQGLGKSLQGRTDPIPIVVKYDVMGMGRMEMELDYAEDATERRRVLEVEKEDTEELRQKYKDYVDKEKAIAKALEDLRANFYCELCDKQYQKHQEFDNHINSYDHAHKQRLKDLKQREFARNVSSRSRKDEKKQERALRRLHELAEQRKQAECAPGSGPMFKTTTVAVDEEGGDDDNDSAAYSSSSMQTTSSQATEITTDRGVILNTGQVSSTVLSGQMPIQATQAISFGLKNNLGTPLQKIGVSFSFAKKAPVKLESIASVFKDHVEESNPADGTKTEERASSDQGTLQKTGEAEPTNSPDNRVEDDDQHEKDNGSLATTLSKLKKMRREDGPVPLEPEYYHYIPPAHCKVKPNFQFLLFMKSTEQMEAENASKKTVHESKKSNSPKPKAGKHTEKTAECTVQQKEPSTTELTDQRSKTEAKEIPENANVQESKQSTESNPPEQDTTKEAIQPVPGRKEVTEGPKHPMGPFFPVLSKDESTTLQWPSELLIFTRAEPSVSYSCNPLYFDFKLSRNKDAKAKGAEKPKDTLGLSKENIQSTEFSDISKSKERGSTANSSAAKPENKLVSVCGTQSKQESSLASISKVEETDDSSKTLTNKKDKAGKSHKHKKKKKHKKSSKHKRKHKEEAEEKSRKTDMREEKPKKRKKHKHKKSKSSLPSESERVLKPDMPDEGGHLQKRKHCFQDPQRKPLSAEEGTSGKKEDSGNSSQEHSSKKHKTDLQQSSSASKRRCSAPSLGRSSYRSRQSSGDYDSDEGSHRKDFRQKSVSQYSDDYDSGSDHSRSRSRSGRRHSSRRSSRRSYSTSSDGSSDHSRYSRRRSYSDDSYSDYSDRSRCHSKRSHDSEDSDYNSSKRRSKRHKYSSSEDDYSLSRSRSRSRSRSRTHTRGRSRTRSRGRTRSSSCSRSRSKRRSRSITGRSWKRSRSYSRDRSRSTRSHSERSLSRKGSRDHESPEDRRSGRRDFIRSKIYRSQSPHYFRAGRSEGALKKESRGDETKGTSSLPQNSCSSGLGKAPESDCGPEEKNSVTAKLLLEKIQSRKVEKKPSANDEMLTGANKVGIKLKDPPQGYFGPKLPPSLGNKPVLPLIGKLPTIRKPNAKRYEELGVERGEEQELSEAEEVPQGSGESQLAGQPLLEEEVVMLLQDKPLEEQKPAEPAVETPPIPREPQGLPECYSSGELVMPHSYLSDPSDGDVLEPVESRNPPVPVETSMMPLVPDVEHFPGYVTQSGEPSIDGEPEGAEDSSLAPLESQPITFTPEEMEKYSQDLQHPPSHGT from the exons GATTATGTCGACAAAGAAAAGGCAATTGCCAAGGCCCTGGAAGACCTCCGAGCAAACTTTTACTGTGAACTCTGTGACAAGCAGTATCAAAAACATCAAGAGTTTGACAACCACATAAACTCTTATGACCATGCTCATAAACAG AGGCTGAAAGATCTCAAGCAAAGGGAATTTGCTCGCAATGTCTCTTCAAGATCGCGTAAAGATGAGAAGAAGCAAGAGAGAGCCCTCCGGCGTCTACACGAACTGGCTGAGCAGAGAAAGCAAGCTGAATG CGCTCCTGGAAGTGGGCCCATGTTCAAAACGACCACTGTGGCTGTAGATGAAGAAGGtggtgatgatgataatgattCAGCAGCTTACAGCAGTTCTTCCATGCAAACAACTTCTAGCCAGGCCACAGAAATAACCACAGACAGGGGGGTCATTCTGAACACTGGACAAGTCAGCAGCACTGTTCTGTCAGGCCAAATGCCAATCCAGGCAACACAGGCAATCAGTTTTGGCCTTAAGAATAATTTGGGAACTCCACTGCAGAAGATAGGAGTGTCGTTCTCATTTGCCAAGAAGGCTCCAGTAAAGCTTGAGTCTATAGCATCTGTTTTCAAGGACCATGTGGAGGAATCTAATCCTGCAGATGGAACAAAAACTGAGGAGAGAGCCTCCTCTGATCAAGGGACTTTGCAGAAGACTGGTGAGGCCGAGCCCACAAATAGTCCTGACAACAGAGTTGAAGATGATGACCAGCACGAAAAAGACAATGGATCTCTTGCCACTACATTATCTAAGTTAAAAAAGATGAGAAGAGAAGATGGACCAGTGCCGCTAGAGCCAGAATATTACCATTATATTCCCCCAGCCCATTGTAAAGTAAAACCTAACTTTCAGTTCCTGCTTTTCATGAAGTCCACAGAGCAAATGGAAGCAGAAAATGCAAGCAAAAAAACAGTGCATGAAAGTAAAAAGAGTAATTCTCCAAAACCCAAAGctggcaagcacacagaaaaGACAGCTGAGTGCACTGTGCAGCAGAAGGAGCCAAGTACAACTGAACTTACAGATCAGAGaagcaaaacagaagcaaaaGAAATTCCAGAAAATGCAAATGTACAAGAAAGCAAGCAGTCTACAGAAAGCAATCCCCCAGAACAAGACACTACTAAAGAAGCCATTCAGCCTGTCCCTGGTCGTAAAGAAGTCACTGAGGGACCGAAGCATCCAATGGGACCCTTTTTCCCAGTTTTGAGTAAAGATGAAAGCACTACTTTGCAGTGGCCTTCAGAACTTCTGATATTCACCAGGGCAGAGCCATCTGTTTCATACAGTTGTAATCCCTTGTATTTTGATTTTAAGCTGTCACGCAACAAAGATGCTAaagcaaaaggagcagaaaaaCCGAAAGACACATTAGGTCTTTCTAAGGAAAATATACAGTCCACAGAATTTAGTGACATAAGCAAAAGTAAGGAAAGAGGAAGCACAGCTAACAGTTCTGCTGCAAAACCAGAAAATAAACTGGTCTCTGTCTGTGGTACCCAGAGCAAGCAGGAGTCCAGCTTGGCAAGCATTAGCAAAGTGGAAGAAACAGATGACAGTAGTAAAACTCTAACCAATAAAAAAGACAAGGCTGGGAAATCCcacaaacataaaaagaaaaagaagcacaAAAAGTCCAGCAAGCACAAACGTAAACACAAGGAAGAAGCTGAAGAGAAAAGCCGAAAAACTGACATGAGGGAGGAGAAACCCAAGAAAcggaaaaaacacaaacacaaaaaaagcAAATCGTCTCTTCCTTCTGAATCTGAGCGGGTGCTGAAACCTGACATGCCCGACGAGGGGGgccatctgcagaagagaaagcaCTGCTTTCAGGACCCTCAGCGGAAACCACTCTCTGCCGAAGAGGGTACTAGTGGCAAAAAAGAGGACAGTGGTAACTCTTCCCAAGAGCACAGCAGCAAAAAACACAAGACTGACCTGCAGCAATCATCTTCTGCCTCAAAGAGGCGGTGTTCTGCTCCTTCTCTTGGCAGGTCCAGCTATAGGAGCCGACAGAGTAGTGGGGACTATGACAGTGATGAAGGCTCTCACCGAAAAGACTTCCGACAGAAATCAGTGTCACAGTACAGTGATGATTATGACTCTGGTAGCGACCACTCCAGAAGCCGTTCCAGATCAGGGCGAAGACATTCTTCTCGCAGGTCCTCTCGAAGATCATACTCAACGAGTTCTGATGGCTCTTCAGACCACAGTAGGTATAGTCGCAGGAGAAGTTATTCAGATGATAGCTATAGTGACTACAGTGACAGATCAAGGTGTCATTCAAAGAGGTCTCATGACTCAGAGGATTCTGACTACAACAGCTCAAAACGCAGATCAAAAaggcacaagtactcctcctcaGAAGAtgattacagtctaagtagaAGCAGGTCTAGAAGTCGGAGCAGGAGCCGAACCCACACTAGGGGAAGGTCGAGAACAAGAAGTCGGGGTAGAACACGGAGCAGCAGTTGCAGCCGCAGTCGAAGCAAGAGGAGAAGTCGAAGCATAACTGGCCGCAGTTGGAAACGAAGCCGGAGCTACAGCAGAGATCGCAGCCGGAGCACAAGAAGCCATTCAGAGAGATCTCTTTCAAGAAAGGGCTCTCGGGATCATGAGAGCCCTGAAGACAGGAGATCTGGGCGAAGAGACTTCATCAGATCCAAAATATATCGCTCGCAGTCTCCGCACTATTTCAGAGCAGGCCGAAGTGAAGGGGCTTTGAAAAAAGAGAGCAGAGGAGATGAAACAAAGGGAACTAGCTCTCTCCCCCAAAATAGCTGTAGTTCTGGCTTGGGGAAAGCTCCTGAAAGTGACTGTGGTCCAGAAGAAAAGAATTCAGTCACAGCAAAACTGCTATTAGAAAAGATTCAGTCCAGGAAGGTTGAAAAGAAGCCCAGTGCTAATGATGAAATGCTAACAGGGGCAAACAAGGTTGGGATAAAACTTAAAGATCCTCCACAGGGGTACTTTGGCCCTAAGCTTCCTCCCTCATTAGGCAACAAACCAGTTCTCCCTTTAATTGGGAAGCTCCCTACGATCCGAAAACCAAATGCCAAGAGGTATGAAGAGTTGGGAGTAGAGAGGGGTGAGGAACAGGAGCTGTCAGAGGCTGAGGAAGTTCCCCAGGGTAGCGGGGAGAGTCAGTTGGCAGGCCAGCCtctgctggaggaggaggtggtgatgTTGCTGCAGGACAAACCCCTGGAAGAACAGAAACCTGCTGAACCTGCTGTGGAAACACCACCAATTCCTCGTGAACCGCAGGGACTTCCCGAATGCTACAGTTCTGGAGAGCTCGTTATGCCGCACAGCTATCTCTCTGATCCCAGTGATGGTGATGTATTAGAACCCGTGGAGAGTAGGAACCCACCTGTCCCTGTAGAAACCAGCATGATGCCTTTAGTTCCAGATGTTGAACACTTTCCTGGTTACGTGACTCAGAGTGGGGAGCCAAGCATTGACGGAGAGCCAGAAGGAGCAGAAGATTCCTCCCTGGCACCACTTGAGAGCCAACCAATCACTTTCACGCCTGAAGAAATGGAGAAGTACA GTCAGGACTTGCAGCACCCTCCCAGCCATGGCACCTGA
- the GPATCH8 gene encoding G patch domain-containing protein 8 isoform X2 encodes MGMGRMEMELDYAEDATERRRVLEVEKEDTEELRQKYKDYVDKEKAIAKALEDLRANFYCELCDKQYQKHQEFDNHINSYDHAHKQRLKDLKQREFARNVSSRSRKDEKKQERALRRLHELAEQRKQAECAPGSGPMFKTTTVAVDEEGGDDDNDSAAYSSSSMQTTSSQATEITTDRGVILNTGQVSSTVLSGQMPIQATQAISFGLKNNLGTPLQKIGVSFSFAKKAPVKLESIASVFKDHVEESNPADGTKTEERASSDQGTLQKTGEAEPTNSPDNRVEDDDQHEKDNGSLATTLSKLKKMRREDGPVPLEPEYYHYIPPAHCKVKPNFQFLLFMKSTEQMEAENASKKTVHESKKSNSPKPKAGKHTEKTAECTVQQKEPSTTELTDQRSKTEAKEIPENANVQESKQSTESNPPEQDTTKEAIQPVPGRKEVTEGPKHPMGPFFPVLSKDESTTLQWPSELLIFTRAEPSVSYSCNPLYFDFKLSRNKDAKAKGAEKPKDTLGLSKENIQSTEFSDISKSKERGSTANSSAAKPENKLVSVCGTQSKQESSLASISKVEETDDSSKTLTNKKDKAGKSHKHKKKKKHKKSSKHKRKHKEEAEEKSRKTDMREEKPKKRKKHKHKKSKSSLPSESERVLKPDMPDEGGHLQKRKHCFQDPQRKPLSAEEGTSGKKEDSGNSSQEHSSKKHKTDLQQSSSASKRRCSAPSLGRSSYRSRQSSGDYDSDEGSHRKDFRQKSVSQYSDDYDSGSDHSRSRSRSGRRHSSRRSSRRSYSTSSDGSSDHSRYSRRRSYSDDSYSDYSDRSRCHSKRSHDSEDSDYNSSKRRSKRHKYSSSEDDYSLSRSRSRSRSRSRTHTRGRSRTRSRGRTRSSSCSRSRSKRRSRSITGRSWKRSRSYSRDRSRSTRSHSERSLSRKGSRDHESPEDRRSGRRDFIRSKIYRSQSPHYFRAGRSEGALKKESRGDETKGTSSLPQNSCSSGLGKAPESDCGPEEKNSVTAKLLLEKIQSRKVEKKPSANDEMLTGANKVGIKLKDPPQGYFGPKLPPSLGNKPVLPLIGKLPTIRKPNAKRYEELGVERGEEQELSEAEEVPQGSGESQLAGQPLLEEEVVMLLQDKPLEEQKPAEPAVETPPIPREPQGLPECYSSGELVMPHSYLSDPSDGDVLEPVESRNPPVPVETSMMPLVPDVEHFPGYVTQSGEPSIDGEPEGAEDSSLAPLESQPITFTPEEMEKYSKLQQAAQQHIQQQLLAKQVKTFPASAALAPAAPALQPIHIQQPAAAAATSITTVQHAILQHHAAAAAAAIGIHPHPHPQPLAQVHHIPQPHLTPISLSHLTHSILPGHPATFLASHPIHIIPASALHPGPFTFHPVHHAALYPTLLAPRPAAAAAATALHLHPLLHPIFSGQDLQHPPSHGT; translated from the exons GATTATGTCGACAAAGAAAAGGCAATTGCCAAGGCCCTGGAAGACCTCCGAGCAAACTTTTACTGTGAACTCTGTGACAAGCAGTATCAAAAACATCAAGAGTTTGACAACCACATAAACTCTTATGACCATGCTCATAAACAG AGGCTGAAAGATCTCAAGCAAAGGGAATTTGCTCGCAATGTCTCTTCAAGATCGCGTAAAGATGAGAAGAAGCAAGAGAGAGCCCTCCGGCGTCTACACGAACTGGCTGAGCAGAGAAAGCAAGCTGAATG CGCTCCTGGAAGTGGGCCCATGTTCAAAACGACCACTGTGGCTGTAGATGAAGAAGGtggtgatgatgataatgattCAGCAGCTTACAGCAGTTCTTCCATGCAAACAACTTCTAGCCAGGCCACAGAAATAACCACAGACAGGGGGGTCATTCTGAACACTGGACAAGTCAGCAGCACTGTTCTGTCAGGCCAAATGCCAATCCAGGCAACACAGGCAATCAGTTTTGGCCTTAAGAATAATTTGGGAACTCCACTGCAGAAGATAGGAGTGTCGTTCTCATTTGCCAAGAAGGCTCCAGTAAAGCTTGAGTCTATAGCATCTGTTTTCAAGGACCATGTGGAGGAATCTAATCCTGCAGATGGAACAAAAACTGAGGAGAGAGCCTCCTCTGATCAAGGGACTTTGCAGAAGACTGGTGAGGCCGAGCCCACAAATAGTCCTGACAACAGAGTTGAAGATGATGACCAGCACGAAAAAGACAATGGATCTCTTGCCACTACATTATCTAAGTTAAAAAAGATGAGAAGAGAAGATGGACCAGTGCCGCTAGAGCCAGAATATTACCATTATATTCCCCCAGCCCATTGTAAAGTAAAACCTAACTTTCAGTTCCTGCTTTTCATGAAGTCCACAGAGCAAATGGAAGCAGAAAATGCAAGCAAAAAAACAGTGCATGAAAGTAAAAAGAGTAATTCTCCAAAACCCAAAGctggcaagcacacagaaaaGACAGCTGAGTGCACTGTGCAGCAGAAGGAGCCAAGTACAACTGAACTTACAGATCAGAGaagcaaaacagaagcaaaaGAAATTCCAGAAAATGCAAATGTACAAGAAAGCAAGCAGTCTACAGAAAGCAATCCCCCAGAACAAGACACTACTAAAGAAGCCATTCAGCCTGTCCCTGGTCGTAAAGAAGTCACTGAGGGACCGAAGCATCCAATGGGACCCTTTTTCCCAGTTTTGAGTAAAGATGAAAGCACTACTTTGCAGTGGCCTTCAGAACTTCTGATATTCACCAGGGCAGAGCCATCTGTTTCATACAGTTGTAATCCCTTGTATTTTGATTTTAAGCTGTCACGCAACAAAGATGCTAaagcaaaaggagcagaaaaaCCGAAAGACACATTAGGTCTTTCTAAGGAAAATATACAGTCCACAGAATTTAGTGACATAAGCAAAAGTAAGGAAAGAGGAAGCACAGCTAACAGTTCTGCTGCAAAACCAGAAAATAAACTGGTCTCTGTCTGTGGTACCCAGAGCAAGCAGGAGTCCAGCTTGGCAAGCATTAGCAAAGTGGAAGAAACAGATGACAGTAGTAAAACTCTAACCAATAAAAAAGACAAGGCTGGGAAATCCcacaaacataaaaagaaaaagaagcacaAAAAGTCCAGCAAGCACAAACGTAAACACAAGGAAGAAGCTGAAGAGAAAAGCCGAAAAACTGACATGAGGGAGGAGAAACCCAAGAAAcggaaaaaacacaaacacaaaaaaagcAAATCGTCTCTTCCTTCTGAATCTGAGCGGGTGCTGAAACCTGACATGCCCGACGAGGGGGgccatctgcagaagagaaagcaCTGCTTTCAGGACCCTCAGCGGAAACCACTCTCTGCCGAAGAGGGTACTAGTGGCAAAAAAGAGGACAGTGGTAACTCTTCCCAAGAGCACAGCAGCAAAAAACACAAGACTGACCTGCAGCAATCATCTTCTGCCTCAAAGAGGCGGTGTTCTGCTCCTTCTCTTGGCAGGTCCAGCTATAGGAGCCGACAGAGTAGTGGGGACTATGACAGTGATGAAGGCTCTCACCGAAAAGACTTCCGACAGAAATCAGTGTCACAGTACAGTGATGATTATGACTCTGGTAGCGACCACTCCAGAAGCCGTTCCAGATCAGGGCGAAGACATTCTTCTCGCAGGTCCTCTCGAAGATCATACTCAACGAGTTCTGATGGCTCTTCAGACCACAGTAGGTATAGTCGCAGGAGAAGTTATTCAGATGATAGCTATAGTGACTACAGTGACAGATCAAGGTGTCATTCAAAGAGGTCTCATGACTCAGAGGATTCTGACTACAACAGCTCAAAACGCAGATCAAAAaggcacaagtactcctcctcaGAAGAtgattacagtctaagtagaAGCAGGTCTAGAAGTCGGAGCAGGAGCCGAACCCACACTAGGGGAAGGTCGAGAACAAGAAGTCGGGGTAGAACACGGAGCAGCAGTTGCAGCCGCAGTCGAAGCAAGAGGAGAAGTCGAAGCATAACTGGCCGCAGTTGGAAACGAAGCCGGAGCTACAGCAGAGATCGCAGCCGGAGCACAAGAAGCCATTCAGAGAGATCTCTTTCAAGAAAGGGCTCTCGGGATCATGAGAGCCCTGAAGACAGGAGATCTGGGCGAAGAGACTTCATCAGATCCAAAATATATCGCTCGCAGTCTCCGCACTATTTCAGAGCAGGCCGAAGTGAAGGGGCTTTGAAAAAAGAGAGCAGAGGAGATGAAACAAAGGGAACTAGCTCTCTCCCCCAAAATAGCTGTAGTTCTGGCTTGGGGAAAGCTCCTGAAAGTGACTGTGGTCCAGAAGAAAAGAATTCAGTCACAGCAAAACTGCTATTAGAAAAGATTCAGTCCAGGAAGGTTGAAAAGAAGCCCAGTGCTAATGATGAAATGCTAACAGGGGCAAACAAGGTTGGGATAAAACTTAAAGATCCTCCACAGGGGTACTTTGGCCCTAAGCTTCCTCCCTCATTAGGCAACAAACCAGTTCTCCCTTTAATTGGGAAGCTCCCTACGATCCGAAAACCAAATGCCAAGAGGTATGAAGAGTTGGGAGTAGAGAGGGGTGAGGAACAGGAGCTGTCAGAGGCTGAGGAAGTTCCCCAGGGTAGCGGGGAGAGTCAGTTGGCAGGCCAGCCtctgctggaggaggaggtggtgatgTTGCTGCAGGACAAACCCCTGGAAGAACAGAAACCTGCTGAACCTGCTGTGGAAACACCACCAATTCCTCGTGAACCGCAGGGACTTCCCGAATGCTACAGTTCTGGAGAGCTCGTTATGCCGCACAGCTATCTCTCTGATCCCAGTGATGGTGATGTATTAGAACCCGTGGAGAGTAGGAACCCACCTGTCCCTGTAGAAACCAGCATGATGCCTTTAGTTCCAGATGTTGAACACTTTCCTGGTTACGTGACTCAGAGTGGGGAGCCAAGCATTGACGGAGAGCCAGAAGGAGCAGAAGATTCCTCCCTGGCACCACTTGAGAGCCAACCAATCACTTTCACGCCTGAAGAAATGGAGAAGTACAGTAAGCTTCAGCAAGCAGCTCAGCAGCACATTCAGCAACAGCTTTTAGCAAAGCAAGTCAAAACCTTTCCTGCTTCAGCAGCGCTGGCCCCAGCAGCACCTGCTCTGCAACCTATCCACATTCAGcagccagcagctgcagctgcaACATCCATCACCACTGTGCAGCATGCCATTCTGCAGCATCATGCCGCTGCGGCTGCTGCAGCCATCGGAAttcacccccaccctcacccccagcctcTTGCTCAGGTTCATCATATACCCCAGCCCCACTTGACACCCATTTCATTGTCCCATTTAACCCACTCTATTCTTCCAGGGCACCCTGCTACATTTCTAGCCAGCCATCCCATACATATCATTCCTGCGTCTGCTCTCCATCCAGGTCCCTTTACCTTTCACCCCGTTCACCATGCTGCTCTTTATCCCACGCTTCTTGCCCCtcgacctgctgctgctgcagctgctacaGCTTTACATCTGCATCCCTTGCTCCACCCCATTTTCTCAGGTCAGGACTTGCAGCACCCTCCCAGCCATGGCACCTGA